In Thunnus albacares chromosome 10, fThuAlb1.1, whole genome shotgun sequence, a single window of DNA contains:
- the cfap100 gene encoding cilia- and flagella-associated protein 100 isoform X1, translating to MSSPQPKGPEISSGSLVVSENDSAAKSHKPDMRRRRETRQSPFKVPDDNSIFLLSVNEKGDRKEEMRKFLALPIDQKTANNVRMMAKLRKELSGQPEAEEEEKEKMKSLKQTKSKTALPKQTPGRHELKMAMMKRENIIKDSKHDLISMERQKAVLELSLMTKRSEILKMDKAMAKEERQLKQLEKIIDRDNLHFEQFLKENEKKSVEARTFFEQEAKSKQEKNAEIKKLTAEIGIIESELANFEEILQDYKRYKELLFKLSPPEWQEAQRDKAWQANVLSDGNAPNEQSMEPEESALRQDLESKASSPGRELPSIRESRLSSAQSSRSSAHTDTQVIHSKLDSDSEYEDEPELYFTDPQQLLDLVTELTEQNLSLIQNSTRVEEKLEELRQSMEITRKKIEKDEEQLTLQINDVNQRIDKEKARAAKLEQRVQLHVSLNIEDQDVMLDALGEKVAEVHRCCVDDRVTNLSTLEKLASIENHMSLLLQSLDSIPEESLEMMKKVKDSERRSRQREEKLKEQREKQKERMKRYLERSMADSKKTSGKKLMPRCIPVAQKVRVSNVDNIPAEDEIHAYLFTSEDID from the exons ATGTCTTCACCACAACCAA AAGGACCAGAGATTTCTTCAGGCAGCCTTGTTGTTTCAGAGAATGATAGTGCTGCCAAATCACATAAACCAG AcatgagaaggaggagggagacacGACAGAGTCCATTCAAAGTGCCAGACGATAATAGCATCTTTCTACTGAGCGTAAATGAAAAAGGGGACCGAAAagag GAGATGCGTAAATTCCTGGCTCTGCCAATTGATCAGAAGACAGCCAACAATGTTCGAATGATGGCCAAGCTGAGGAAAGAGCTTTCAGGACAGccggaggcggaggaggaggaaaaggagaagatGAAGAGTCTAAAACAAACCAAGAGTAAGACAGCTCTCCCTAAACAAACACCCGGGAGACATGAGCTGAAGATGGCCATGATGAAACGAG aAAACATTATCAAAGACAGCAAACATGACTTAATCTCTATGGAACGACAGAAGGCAGTGTTGGAG TTATCTCTCATGACAAAGAGGTCAGAGATTTTGAAGATGGACAAGGCCATGGCAAAAGAGGAGAGACAGCTGAAACAGCTCGAAAAGATCATTGACAGAGACAACCTTCACTTCGAACAATTCCTCAAGGAGAACGAAAAGAAATCTGTGGAGGCCAGAACATT TTTTGAACAGGAGGCCAAGTCCAAACAGGAGAAGAATGCTGAGATCAAGAAACTGACAGCGGAAATAGGAATAATAGAAAG TGAGCTCGCCAATTTTGAAGAAATCCTACAAGACTACAAGAGATACAAGGAGCTTCTGTTCAAGTTGTCTCCTCCAGAGTGGCAGGAGGCCCAGAGGGACAAGGCTTGGCAAGCTAACGTCCTGTCTGATGGAAATGCTCCGAATGAGCAGAGCATGGAGCCTGAGGAGTCAGCACTGAGGCAGG attTGGAGAGCAAGGCATCCAGTCCAGGTCGAGAGCTGCCTTCTATCAGAGAGTCCAGGCTGTCCTCTGCACAGAGCAGCAGGTCCTCAGCCCACACGGACACACA GGTCATACATTCCAAACTGGACAGTGACTCCGAATATGAG GATGAGCCAGAGCTGTACTTTACTGATCCCCAGCAGCTTCTAGATCTGGTGACGGAGCTGACGGAGCAGAACTTGTCCCTGATTCAGAACTCCACAAGGGTGGAAGAGAAACTGGAGGAGCTCCGACAGTCCATGGAGATAACCAGGAAGAAGAT TGAAAAAGATGAAGAGCAGCTAACACTGCAGATAAACGACGTGAACCAGAGAATTGACAAGGAGAAGGCGAGAGCTGCAAAGCTGGAGCAGAGAGTTCAGCTCCATGTTTCGTTGAACATAGAAGACCAG GATGTAATGTTGGATGCTCTTGGGGAGAAGGTGGCCGAGGTGCATCGCTGCTGCGTGGATGACAGGGTGACCAACCTCAGCACATTAGAAAAGCTGGCCAGTATTGAGAACCATATGTCTTTGCTGCTGCAGAGCCTTGACAGCATCCCTGAAGAAAGCTTGGAGATGATGAAGAAGGTCAAGGACAGCGAGAGGAGGAGCAG GCAGCGTGAAGAGAAGctgaaagagcagagagagaaacagaaagaaaggatgaagagataCTTGGAGAGATCCATGGCTGATTCCAAGAAAACA AGTGGAAAAAAGCTGATGCCCAGATGCATCCCTGTCGCCCAGAAGGTCAGAGTCAGCAATGTGGACAACATTCCTGCTGAGGATGAGATCCATGCCTACCTCTTCACCTCTGAGGACATAGATTAA
- the cfap100 gene encoding cilia- and flagella-associated protein 100 isoform X2, producing the protein MSSPQPKGPEISSGSLVVSENDSAAKSHKPDMRRRRETRQSPFKVPDDNSIFLLSVNEKGDRKEEMRKFLALPIDQKTANNVRMMAKLRKELSGQPEAEEEEKEKMKSLKQTKSKTALPKQTPGRHELKMAMMKRENIIKDSKHDLISMERQKAVLELSLMTKRSEILKMDKAMAKEERQLKQLEKIIDRDNLHFEQFLKENEKKSVEARTFFEQEAKSKQEKNAEIKKLTAEIGIIESELANFEEILQDYKRYKELLFKLSPPEWQEAQRDKAWQANVLSDGNAPNEQSMEPEESALRQDLESKASSPGRELPSIRESRLSSAQSSRVIHSKLDSDSEYEDEPELYFTDPQQLLDLVTELTEQNLSLIQNSTRVEEKLEELRQSMEITRKKIEKDEEQLTLQINDVNQRIDKEKARAAKLEQRVQLHVSLNIEDQDVMLDALGEKVAEVHRCCVDDRVTNLSTLEKLASIENHMSLLLQSLDSIPEESLEMMKKVKDSERRSRQREEKLKEQREKQKERMKRYLERSMADSKKTSGKKLMPRCIPVAQKVRVSNVDNIPAEDEIHAYLFTSEDID; encoded by the exons ATGTCTTCACCACAACCAA AAGGACCAGAGATTTCTTCAGGCAGCCTTGTTGTTTCAGAGAATGATAGTGCTGCCAAATCACATAAACCAG AcatgagaaggaggagggagacacGACAGAGTCCATTCAAAGTGCCAGACGATAATAGCATCTTTCTACTGAGCGTAAATGAAAAAGGGGACCGAAAagag GAGATGCGTAAATTCCTGGCTCTGCCAATTGATCAGAAGACAGCCAACAATGTTCGAATGATGGCCAAGCTGAGGAAAGAGCTTTCAGGACAGccggaggcggaggaggaggaaaaggagaagatGAAGAGTCTAAAACAAACCAAGAGTAAGACAGCTCTCCCTAAACAAACACCCGGGAGACATGAGCTGAAGATGGCCATGATGAAACGAG aAAACATTATCAAAGACAGCAAACATGACTTAATCTCTATGGAACGACAGAAGGCAGTGTTGGAG TTATCTCTCATGACAAAGAGGTCAGAGATTTTGAAGATGGACAAGGCCATGGCAAAAGAGGAGAGACAGCTGAAACAGCTCGAAAAGATCATTGACAGAGACAACCTTCACTTCGAACAATTCCTCAAGGAGAACGAAAAGAAATCTGTGGAGGCCAGAACATT TTTTGAACAGGAGGCCAAGTCCAAACAGGAGAAGAATGCTGAGATCAAGAAACTGACAGCGGAAATAGGAATAATAGAAAG TGAGCTCGCCAATTTTGAAGAAATCCTACAAGACTACAAGAGATACAAGGAGCTTCTGTTCAAGTTGTCTCCTCCAGAGTGGCAGGAGGCCCAGAGGGACAAGGCTTGGCAAGCTAACGTCCTGTCTGATGGAAATGCTCCGAATGAGCAGAGCATGGAGCCTGAGGAGTCAGCACTGAGGCAGG attTGGAGAGCAAGGCATCCAGTCCAGGTCGAGAGCTGCCTTCTATCAGAGAGTCCAGGCTGTCCTCTGCACAGAGCAGCAG GGTCATACATTCCAAACTGGACAGTGACTCCGAATATGAG GATGAGCCAGAGCTGTACTTTACTGATCCCCAGCAGCTTCTAGATCTGGTGACGGAGCTGACGGAGCAGAACTTGTCCCTGATTCAGAACTCCACAAGGGTGGAAGAGAAACTGGAGGAGCTCCGACAGTCCATGGAGATAACCAGGAAGAAGAT TGAAAAAGATGAAGAGCAGCTAACACTGCAGATAAACGACGTGAACCAGAGAATTGACAAGGAGAAGGCGAGAGCTGCAAAGCTGGAGCAGAGAGTTCAGCTCCATGTTTCGTTGAACATAGAAGACCAG GATGTAATGTTGGATGCTCTTGGGGAGAAGGTGGCCGAGGTGCATCGCTGCTGCGTGGATGACAGGGTGACCAACCTCAGCACATTAGAAAAGCTGGCCAGTATTGAGAACCATATGTCTTTGCTGCTGCAGAGCCTTGACAGCATCCCTGAAGAAAGCTTGGAGATGATGAAGAAGGTCAAGGACAGCGAGAGGAGGAGCAG GCAGCGTGAAGAGAAGctgaaagagcagagagagaaacagaaagaaaggatgaagagataCTTGGAGAGATCCATGGCTGATTCCAAGAAAACA AGTGGAAAAAAGCTGATGCCCAGATGCATCCCTGTCGCCCAGAAGGTCAGAGTCAGCAATGTGGACAACATTCCTGCTGAGGATGAGATCCATGCCTACCTCTTCACCTCTGAGGACATAGATTAA